The genomic DNA CTGCTCGGGGTGGGCGCACTGCTGTCGCTGAGCCCGGTACGGACCGAGCGCGGCCTGGTGATCTGCACCGACGTGGCGCGCTACGCCCCCGGCACCAGCGCCGAGATCACCCAGGGCGCCGGCGCCGTCGCCATGATCGCCGAACGCGGCTGCGGCCTGGTGGAGCTGGACGTGGCCAGCACCGGCTACGCCTCCCGCGACGTGGACGACTTTTTCCGTCCGGTCGGCGCCATCACCCCACGGGTGCGCGGTTCGTACTCGATCAACTGCTACAAGGAGACGATCGAGGACGCGTTCCTGGACCACTGCCGGCGCGTCGGCATGTCGCCCGCCGAGGTGCTGCGGGAAACCGACCTGTTTGCCTTTCACGCGCCCTACCATCACCTGCCGCTGGAGTTGATGGGTTCCCTGGTCGCCCGCTACCTGGGACTCTCCGGCCCCGGGATCAACCGCTATCTCGCCGAACGCGACTTCGACGCTTCGATCCGACCCGCCGCCATCGTCGGCAACCTGTACTCGGGTTCGGTGTTCCTGAGCCTCGCCTCGCTGCTCAACCGGCGCTGCCAGCGGCGCGGCGACCGCATGGTCGGCGAGCGCCTGCTGATGCTGTCGTACGGATCGGGCAACACCGCCGTGGCGCTGAGCGGCCGGGTGGCGGAGCGTGCCCCGGAGGTGATCCGCCGCTGGGACATGGATTCGGCGCTGAATCACGCGCAGGAGGCGCCGTCGGACGACTACGACCGCTGGGTCGCCGGCGACGGCGAGCAGGCCGGCTACCGCACGCCGAGTCACGCCGCGGCGAGCGGGATTCCACGCGACTCCTTCTACCTGGAACGTATTCGCGACGACGGCTACCGCGTGTACGCGCTGCATCGGTAGCAGCTAGTGCGGGACGCCACGCTGGTTACCGCTCCCCCCCGCTCCGGACCGAGCACCGGACCGAGCCGCGGGACGCCGCGCCCGCCATCCCCGTTCGGAGCACGGGACCGGCAGGCGGTGGAGCGGTTCGTGAGCGAGTTCCTGGCCGGCAAGCACGCCGACGGGGCCGGCGAGGTGGCCGACCGCTTCGCCGAGTACGTGTGCCGCGGCAAGATGATGCGCGCGGCGCTGGTGGTGCTGGCATTCCGGATGGGTGGGTCCGGCCCGTTGTCCACCGATGTACTGCGCTGCGCGGCGGCGCTGGAACTGCTGCACTCCGCCGTGCTGATCCACGACGACATCATCGATCGCAGCGATACCAGGCGCGGCATGCCGGCGTGGCACGTGCGCTACGCACGGCGCGCCGGCTCGTGGGACGCCGCGGAGGCGGCCCACGTCGGGCGCAGCATGGCGCTGTGCGCCGGCGACGTGGGCTTCTTCTTTGCATTCGAGTTGCTGGCGCAGATCGACGCCGACCCGCACACCAAGCGCGAGTTGCTGACCGCCGTGACCCGGACCGCCGGCACCGTGGGCATCGGCGAAATGAACGAGATGCACCTTGCCGTCGACCATCGCGGCAACGACGACGCTATTCTCGACGTGTACGCCCAGAAGACGGCCGGCTACTCCTGCGCGCTGCCGCTGACCGCCGGCGGGTTGCTCGGTGGACTGGCGGCGGCAACGCTGGCGGAGCTGGCGGCGATTGGGCGAGCGCTCGGGGAAATCTTCCAGATCATCGACGACGAGCTCGACCTGTTCGGCAACCCGCTCGAGATGGGCAAGCCGGTCGGCGCCGACGTTCGCGAGGGCCGCCACACGCTGTTCTATGCCTTGCTGAGCCGCCACATCCCGGCGCAGGAGTGGGCCCGGATCAGCGTCCTGTTCGGCGACCGCAACCTGCGCCACGACGACCTGCTGCCGGTGCGCGAAGCGATCGACGCGGCCGGCATCCGCGACATGGTGGGCGACCGCCTGCAGCGCACCGCGGACGCCGCGCGGCGCCGCGTGGAGACGCTGGAGGTGGCGCCGCGGCACCGCGCGTCCCTGCTCGGCATGTTCGACGCCGTGCTGGCGCGGCGCCCCTGACCGCGGTGGCCACACGCGCGTCCGGAGCCCGCGCGCCGCGCGACCGGACGCGAGCGGCCGGCCGGCACGGCGCGGAGTCGGCCACCGTGGACCTGGTCCTGTGCGGCGGCGGGCTGCAGAACGCCCTGGTTGCGACCGCCCTGTTCGGCGCACCCGGCCTGGCGCCCGGGCGCGCGCCGCCGCGCACCGCGCTGCTCGAACGAACCACGATCGGCGGCAACCACACTTGGTGCTGCTACGAAAGCGACCTGTCGCCGGCCATGCGCCGCCAGGTGGCGCCGCTGGTCAGCCGGCGCTGGGCCGGCTACGAGGTCCGCTTCCCCGGCTACCGGCGCCGCCTGGCTACCCCCTACCTGATGATCGCGAGCGAGCACCTGCGCCGCGTCGTCCGCACCCTGCTGTCGGACCGCCCGGACGCGCTGGTGTGGGAACATGCGCCGGTGGCCCGGCTCGTACCGGGGCGAGCACTGCTGGACGACGGCCGCCGGGTGGCCGGGCACACGATTGTCGACGCGCGCGGCGCGGACCGCCACGCCGAACACTGCGGCTACCAGAAGTTCTACGGCGAAGAGGTCACCCTGGAGGCGCCGCACGGCCTGGACCGGCCTCTGGTCATGGACGCCACGGTGCCGCAGCAGGACGGGTTCCGCTTCATGTACGTGCTGCCGCTGTCGCCGCGGCGCGCGCTGATCGAGGATACCAGCTTCTCCGATGGACCGGAGCTCGACGTCGAGCAGCGGCGTGCCGGCATTGCCGCGTGGATGGCCCACCACCGCTGGCGGGCGGCGGCCGTGACGCGTACCGAGCGGGGCGTACTGCCAATGCCGTGGCGAATGCCGGCGCCCGCGCCGCGGCCCGTGCCCGGGGTGATCCGCGGCGGCTACGGCGGCGGCTGGTTTCACCCCGGCACCGGCTACTCGCTGCCCCAGGCGGCCGAGCTCGCCGCCCTGGTCGCGACTACCCCGCTCCCCCATCTGTGCACGGCGGCTGCCGCGGCCCGCCGCCACCTGCAGCGCCGCGCCCGCTTCTGCTGCATGCTCAACCGGCTGCTGTTCCAGGCCTACCCGCCGGAGGCGCGCCGCAACATATTCGAGCGTTTCTTCCGGCTGCCGGAACCGACCATTCGCCGCTTCTTCAGCATGCGGCTGCGCGGCTCGGACAAGATTCGCCTGCTCGCCGGGCGCCCGCCGCGCGGGCTGTCGCCGCGGCGGCGGCGCGCTGCGGGCGCCGCCGCATCGCCGTGAGCAGGGCCGCGGGCCGGACCGCGCGGGTGGCGGTGATCGGCAGCGGCTTCGGCGGCCTGGCGGCGGCGATCCGTCTGCAGGCGGCGGGGCTGGCGACCACGCTGTTCGAGGCGCGCGGGCAGCCGGGCGGCAGGGCGCACGTGTGGCGGCACGGGGGTTTTACGTTCGACATGGGCCCGACGGTGATCACCGATCCGACCCTGCTGGAAGAGCTGTTCGCCGTGGCCGGCGTCACCCTGAGCGACCGGGTCGACCTGGTGGCGGTCGATCCGTTCTACCGGCTGCTGTGGCCGGACGGCGACCGCTTCGACTACTGCGCCGACGGTGCCGAGCTGTCGGCACAGATCGCGCGCCGCAATCCCGCCGACGGTGATGGCTACCGCCGCTTCCTGGACTACTCGCGGCGCGTATTCGCGACCGGCTACGAGCAACTGGCCGCGACCCCGTTCCTGCGCTTCTGGGACATGGTGCGGGTCGCGCCCCAGCTCGCCCGCCTGCGCGCGGACCGCTCCGTCTATCGCACGGTGGCCCGCTTCATCGGTGATGAACGGATCCGCGAGGCGCTCAGCTTCCACACGCTCCTGGTGGGCGGCAATCCGTTCGAAACCAGCGCCATCTACACCCTCATTCACTATCTCGAACGCCGCTGGGGCGTGTTCTATCCGCGCGGCGGCGTCGGCGTCCTGGTGCGCGCCCTGGCGCGCCTGTTCGCCGACCTGGGCGGCCGCCTCCTGCTGGCCAGCCCGGTCGACAGCGTCGCGCTCGCGGGCGGCGGGGAACGGACGGTCCACCACCTGACCTACACGCACGCGGGCTCCCGGCACCGCGAGCCGTTCGACGCCGTGGTTTCCAACGCCGACGTGCACCACACCTACGCGGCGCTCTACCGCGACACCGCCGGAGCCGTGCGGCGGCGGCGCCGGCTGGAACGGGCGGCGTGGTCGATGTCGCTGTTCGTGCTCTACTTCGGCACCGACCACGACTATCGCGGCGAGGTGGCACATCACTCGGTGTTGTTCGGCTCGCGCTACCGCGAACTGCTGGCCGACATCTTTCACGGGGCGCGGCTGCCGGAGGACTTCTCGCTCTACCTGCACGCGCCGCATGTCACCGATCCTTCGGTGGCGCCGCCCGGGCACGGCGCGTTCTACGTGCTTGCGCCGGTGCCGCACCTCGGCAACGCCGCCGTGCAGTGGGACCGGATCGCGGAGCACTACGCGGAGCGCATTCTCGCCGCCGTCGAGCGCGTGCTTCCGGGCCTGCGCCGCCGCATCGTCGTACGGCGCTGGATGACGCCGTTCGACTTCCGCCGCCGGCTCAACGCCTACCACGGCAGCGCGTTCTCGCTGGCGCCGACCCTCACCCAGAGCGCGTGGTTCCGCACCCCCAACCGCGACTCCCGCATCGAAGGACTCTACCTGGTCGGAGCCGGCACCCATCCGGGCGCCGGCATTCCGGGGGTGATCAATTCGGCGCGCGCCACCGCGAAGCTCGTCCTGGAGGACGTCGCGCCGTGAGCCGCCGGGAAGGGCCGCGGGTGGCCGCGGAGGTGGCGGCCGAGTGCCGGCGCCGCATCGCCGCCGGCTCCAAGAGCTTCGCGCTCGCCGCGCACCTGCTGCCGCGTGACAGCCGGCGAGCGGCTTTGGTGGTGTACGCGTGGTGCCGCCGGGCAGACGACGCCATCGACGGCGCCCCACCCGCGCAACGGCCGGCGGCGCTGGCCGCGCTGCACGATGAGCTGGAGCGAATCGCCGGCGGCACCACCGTCGGCGACCCGGTGATCGACGCCTTCGGTGCGGTGATGAGCGCAACCGGGATGCCGCGGCACTACCCGCGCGAGATGCTCGCCGGCATGCGCATGGACCTGGAGCGTTCCGCGTACGAGGACCTGCCCGATCTGCTGCGCTACTGCTACCGCGTCGCCGGCACGGTCGGCCTGATGATGTCGCACGTCCTCACGTTGCGCGACGATGCCGCACTGCAGGCGGCAGCCCAGTTGGGCGTGGCCATGCAACTGACCAACATCTGCCGCGACGTGCTGGAAGACTGGCACCTCGGGCGCATGTACCTGCCGGTCACCTGGCTGGCGCGGGCCGGGCTCGGCGACCTGCGCGCGCGGCCCGGCGCGCCGTTCCCGAGCACGGCGCGTGACCGGCTGCGCACCGTGGTTGCCGAGGTCCTCGCACTTGCCGGGCGCTACTATGCCGGCGCCGAGCACGGCTTCATTGCGCTGCCGTGGCGCGCGGCACTGTCGATTCGCGCCGCGCGCGCCATCTACGCGGCAATCGGCGACCGCGTGGCGCGCGCGGGCTGCGACGTCACCGCCGGCCGCGCGGTGGTCCCGCTGGCCGGCAAGCTGGCGGCGGTGTGCGGCGCCGCCGGCGCGGCGGCGGCCGAGCTGCCCGCCCGGCTGCGTGACGCCGGGGCCGCGTTCCACGCGCCCGAACGGGTGTTCGAATTCGCCGACCTGGAGCCGGCATGAAGCTGAGCGGCAGCGCGCTGACCGCCGGTTTCAACCGGGTGGCGCACGCCTACGACCTGCTGGTCACGCTCAATCCCGGCTACCGGCGCCACCTGCGCCTCAGCGCACGCCGCCTCGAACTGGGGCCCGGCGCGCGCATCCTCGACCTGTGCTGCGGCACCGGCCAGTCGACCCTGGCGCTGCGCGCCGTGTATCCGGACGCCGCGCTGGTCGCCGTGGACGCCGCCGAGGAGATGCTGCAGGTGGCGCGCGCCCGGCCCGAGCTGGCCGGCGTGCAGTTCGTGCTCGGCGACGCCATGGAGCCGCGGGCGTACGGCGTGCGGGGTTCGTTCGACGGCATCCTGATGGCATACGGTATTCGCAACGTGATCGACGCCGACGCCTGCCTGCGCGCGGTCCGCGAGTTGCTCGCCGCGCGCGCCGCGGTGTGCTTCCACGAATACTCGGTGGCCGGCTCGGCGGTCAGCCGCATGGTGTGGCGGGTGGTAACCAACGCGATCGTGCGCCCGGTCGCGCGCATTGCCGCCGGCGACGCCGGCCTGTTTACCTACCTGCGCGACA from Spirochaetaceae bacterium includes the following:
- a CDS encoding phytoene desaturase produces the protein MSRAAGRTARVAVIGSGFGGLAAAIRLQAAGLATTLFEARGQPGGRAHVWRHGGFTFDMGPTVITDPTLLEELFAVAGVTLSDRVDLVAVDPFYRLLWPDGDRFDYCADGAELSAQIARRNPADGDGYRRFLDYSRRVFATGYEQLAATPFLRFWDMVRVAPQLARLRADRSVYRTVARFIGDERIREALSFHTLLVGGNPFETSAIYTLIHYLERRWGVFYPRGGVGVLVRALARLFADLGGRLLLASPVDSVALAGGGERTVHHLTYTHAGSRHREPFDAVVSNADVHHTYAALYRDTAGAVRRRRRLERAAWSMSLFVLYFGTDHDYRGEVAHHSVLFGSRYRELLADIFHGARLPEDFSLYLHAPHVTDPSVAPPGHGAFYVLAPVPHLGNAAVQWDRIAEHYAERILAAVERVLPGLRRRIVVRRWMTPFDFRRRLNAYHGSAFSLAPTLTQSAWFRTPNRDSRIEGLYLVGAGTHPGAGIPGVINSARATAKLVLEDVAP
- a CDS encoding phytoene/squalene synthase family protein gives rise to the protein MSRREGPRVAAEVAAECRRRIAAGSKSFALAAHLLPRDSRRAALVVYAWCRRADDAIDGAPPAQRPAALAALHDELERIAGGTTVGDPVIDAFGAVMSATGMPRHYPREMLAGMRMDLERSAYEDLPDLLRYCYRVAGTVGLMMSHVLTLRDDAALQAAAQLGVAMQLTNICRDVLEDWHLGRMYLPVTWLARAGLGDLRARPGAPFPSTARDRLRTVVAEVLALAGRYYAGAEHGFIALPWRAALSIRAARAIYAAIGDRVARAGCDVTAGRAVVPLAGKLAAVCGAAGAAAAELPARLRDAGAAFHAPERVFEFADLEPA
- a CDS encoding polyprenyl synthetase family protein, which encodes MRDATLVTAPPRSGPSTGPSRGTPRPPSPFGARDRQAVERFVSEFLAGKHADGAGEVADRFAEYVCRGKMMRAALVVLAFRMGGSGPLSTDVLRCAAALELLHSAVLIHDDIIDRSDTRRGMPAWHVRYARRAGSWDAAEAAHVGRSMALCAGDVGFFFAFELLAQIDADPHTKRELLTAVTRTAGTVGIGEMNEMHLAVDHRGNDDAILDVYAQKTAGYSCALPLTAGGLLGGLAAATLAELAAIGRALGEIFQIIDDELDLFGNPLEMGKPVGADVREGRHTLFYALLSRHIPAQEWARISVLFGDRNLRHDDLLPVREAIDAAGIRDMVGDRLQRTADAARRRVETLEVAPRHRASLLGMFDAVLARRP
- a CDS encoding class I SAM-dependent methyltransferase is translated as MKLSGSALTAGFNRVAHAYDLLVTLNPGYRRHLRLSARRLELGPGARILDLCCGTGQSTLALRAVYPDAALVAVDAAEEMLQVARARPELAGVQFVLGDAMEPRAYGVRGSFDGILMAYGIRNVIDADACLRAVRELLAARAAVCFHEYSVAGSAVSRMVWRVVTNAIVRPVARIAAGDAGLFTYLRDSVLAFDSRAAFERRLYRAGFAAVRTLPMGGWQRGIVHSFLAVRPAPPPAAPPATAPGHAGRQTGAGADTGGPGSGAVAGNRR
- the crtY gene encoding lycopene beta-cyclase CrtY; translation: MATRASGARAPRDRTRAAGRHGAESATVDLVLCGGGLQNALVATALFGAPGLAPGRAPPRTALLERTTIGGNHTWCCYESDLSPAMRRQVAPLVSRRWAGYEVRFPGYRRRLATPYLMIASEHLRRVVRTLLSDRPDALVWEHAPVARLVPGRALLDDGRRVAGHTIVDARGADRHAEHCGYQKFYGEEVTLEAPHGLDRPLVMDATVPQQDGFRFMYVLPLSPRRALIEDTSFSDGPELDVEQRRAGIAAWMAHHRWRAAAVTRTERGVLPMPWRMPAPAPRPVPGVIRGGYGGGWFHPGTGYSLPQAAELAALVATTPLPHLCTAAAAARRHLQRRARFCCMLNRLLFQAYPPEARRNIFERFFRLPEPTIRRFFSMRLRGSDKIRLLAGRPPRGLSPRRRRAAGAAASP